From the Vibrio tubiashii ATCC 19109 genome, the window CTTTCAAGGAAAGCCAGAAAGAAAACCATTATCCAACTCCAAAAGCCCAAAGCATTCCACCACATAAAAGCCTTAAACTTTTTAGAATTCGTTGTTTCACGATGGCGAATAAAAGGATAAGCAATACAATAATTAATAAACCGACTCCCGACATCCCAAGATGCTTGATACTTTGGTCGCATATAACCTTTATCGTCGTAATACTTATTTAAATCTTTAGCTAACTGCTTATCTATGAAAATAATGTGTTTAAAACTACCTAACGAGATCACAGGCAATACAATCACTGATGGAAAACACCAGACAATAGCAATAACACCGAAAACAACCATTAACCAATCCAACATTTATCTATTACCCAAAACGTCTTCAACCTTTTCATAAATAACATCAGCTCCCCATTTACCAGCGGTCGAACCAGCAACACCTCCGACAACACCACCTGCAACCGCACCGCCGATTGCAGCAATAGCCAGAACAGGGACCGAGGCTGTTACCCCAATAATTAAGGCAATACCAGAAATCGTTGCCACCGCTGCACCAGCACCAACGGATCCACCTTTCGCACCACCGACAACGCCACCAATAAATCCAGCGAACTCTCTAGTCGTCGTTTTACCACAATTCCCTGAACCATCGACCTTACAGGCTTCATAAATGTTATCGACGCCGCTTACCGCTCCAACAGTGAGACCGATGTAACCCAAGCCTCTAGATGCTGAAATCCCAATCGCAATATTGGCAATCCTTTTCCCTAAGTCTTTCACAAACCCTTTCTTGAGAATCTCATCAGCATTATGGATCATTGATCTTGAGGAGAGACTGAGATTGCGCTTGACTTGCGTGTGAATCGGAAGCTGAACACTTCGTTTAGATAACATAGCAAACGAACCATCCAGTTTTTTAAACAAGGCGGCACGTTGTTCAAAAAATCGATCAAAATTGACATAGCCTACTTTACGCTTGGTTTCGAGATGCTTCACATGCAGAGTATTGATTTCTAACAGGACATTCTGAATATTTTTAAGATTCTGTTCGACCAATGCTGACGTGGCGCCCACCCCTGTTGCCACTTGTGCATAGTAATCTGTAGGCAACCCATCATTACGGATCCGTTCATCCAACTGATGAGAAAATAAATCAAAGTGACGATTGAGCGTGGCGACTTCTTCATCCGCTAGCTTGGCTAGTTCAGCACTGGCAGTTTTCGCTTGTTCCAGCCATTCATCAAATAAGCGTTGATCATCAGAAGTTGTTGGCTCTCCCGTGGGTAATAAAACAATCTCACCCTGACGCACTGGTTCATTCAAATGAACATTGCACTGCTTGATATACAACTTTTGCTCTTCTTTGGTTTCAGCTGTAAACAGGCTTGCCCACAGCGCCTCTTGTGACTGTGTTACAGGCGATTGCAACCAACCAAGTTCAAAGACCTGTGCTGCTTTCTCACGTTCAGAAATGACTCTTTTTCGGTTTTCTGTCCATCGTTTTTCATCACTTTCTGAGTACGTTAATTCAGCCCTGCGTTCTAGGCGTTGGCGTACTGCACTTTCTCTTGTGGATTTTTGTCTTACTCCTGGAGCAACAGGAGCGGATTCATATCTCATGGGATTCGGCTTGACTGACAAACAAAGAAGGATGATAACAATGTTTTCAATGATTTATCATTCCCATTTAGATGAACTGATGACCTCACTGCCCAAAAGGTCACTTTGACAAGCTAAACAACCATAATGAAGGCTTAAATCGTCTTGAATTAGATTTAATCGGATAACTATTTGTAGGGTAAAATGAACGCCCCTGGACAGAAATGAATTAGTGCAGTTCGTTAAAAGTGCTCAATCCTCAATTTAAGAAATGGAAGATTATTTTCTTAAACACATCTAATAGAACCCTGCAAAAACCTTCTATAGATATCGTTAAACTCTGATGAACCCCGATGATTAATTATGAATTAATTAAGGGATTTACGCGGCTATCCAAATTCTAATGTTCTCTCCTTTTGCTCGTTTGCAAAATGGTCCTCCTTTTTATTTTATTCAAACAATACGGTTGAGCTAAGTCGTACAACTCAGTAGCTAATATGGGAAGCTATTGAAATGAGAGAACATTTATTGTCAAAACCGCAGTTGCTGACGACCTTCATAGCTGCAAGTGCGCTAATGATTTCCAATGAAACTTATTCCTCGGAGCATAAAACAGTCGATGTTACCGGTGATTACTACGTATTTGGATTAACGTCCAATGAGACTCTTTCAGGAAAAGATAGTAGTGCCGCGGCTGGTATTGCTCGGGTAACTATCGATTGGTGGGCTTATCAGGATGAAACTGACTTAGATACAGGATCATTAAGGTTGAGGGTCGATCATAAACATGATTACACCGACGATGCTCCTTCCAAGTTTGTTATGGGGAATATCGGAGGTTTCGGCTTAATACAGCCCGCTTTTAGTGACATAGGTTTAAGGCTTACTAACCTATATTGGAAGCAGGAGTTTAATGCGCAAGATACTGAAGTGATGGTTGGTTTTTTAGATAGCACTGACTACATTGATACTTACGCTCTTGGTAATCCCTATTCTGGCTTTTCTAACATCCAATTCAGTACCGGATCAGGCTCTATTGCGATTCCTGATGAATCGACGCTCGGGGTTTCTGTTCGACACATGATGTCTGAAAACTATTACGCCTACTTAAGCTTCTCTGATGCAAAAGCAGATTCAACCGAGCCGTTTGAAGGTTTTGATAACTTCTTTAGAGACAACCAGTACTTTAAATCATTGGAAATAGGGTGGGTATCCAACAAAGGTTCATTTTATATGCAGAATTCTCATTTGACGGTTTGGCATAGCGAAGGCCCTAAAGCTCAATCTAGTGAGAATTATGGGGCTAACTGGTCGACAATTTATAAAATGGGGAGTTGGGTTCCTTTCTTCAGAGTGGGTATAGCACAAGGGCCGGAAGCGCTCTATAAATCATCTGTTGTAGCTGGGACTGGGTATTTAGGGCTAGGGCCCGGTACTCTGGGCTTTGCAGTCGGGTGGGCAGAACCCAATGCATCGTTTGATGATACGTACAATTCTGAACTTTACTATCGAATGAAGTTTGGGCTTGTTTCGGTAACACCCAATGTTCAGTATCTAAATACACTTCCGTTTAACTCTCAGGCGGACAGTGCTTGGGTATTTGGGCTGAGGGGAAAGGTAAGTTATTAGGGGCAACCACATTTATGTTGGGAGTTAACTACCAATCGACAATTCCAATAAGAACCTGTTAGCATATTAGGCTTTATGTATCCAAATTTAGGTATTTATCGTATGGATTTTAATTGGTTTCTCGAGCACTTGTTTCCAATTTTAGGTGGTTTTTTGGGCGGGTATATACTTTTAAAGCTGCAACACAAAACCCAAAAAATCAAAAGAGAAATTAGTGTGCATTGCAATGCAATACAGTTGTTTGATGTTCATGAACAGGCTCCCAAAGAGCTAAAAGTCATTTTGGCTCAGCCTGAGAACTCTAAAGACGAGAAAGTCGGCAGGGATAATGAGGTTGATGGTGCTTGTGCTCATTCCCTAAAAATTAAAAATAGAGGGAACACTGAAACTGACGAAGTTTTTATAGACATTAGCTTTGAACCTGATGTTGAGATCATCTCATTTTCATGTGATGGGGTAGGGAATCCAGAGTATAAAATGTCTATAGAAAAGAAAGACAGTGAGCCAAATACCTTAAAAGTTTACCTTCCATACTTAAATGATGAAGAAGTAATCGATGTGTCAGTTCTTACTGCTGGAAAAAATGCTGCTAAAGAGCCAGAGATAACAGGGCAAGGGAAGGGAGTTAAGGTTTCAATATATCGTCCTAAAATTCCTTGGGTGTACGGTCTTCTCGCACTTTCCTCACTGACACCAATACAATTTTTCTGGACAGGTTTCCCTGTCCAGAGTGTGGATTTTATTGTTGGCCCTTTATCTACCAATTTGGTTGAACGTGCTGGTGGCATTATCACACAACAGACAACATACTTGGCTACTTTCCCTCTGCTCTTAAGCTTCATATACATATTTGTATTCGCATTTTTAGCTTACATCTTCGCTAAGAAAGCTTATCTCAGCTTGAAGTTTTAGCACATGACTTTCTGCCGACGTAAATAATGTCACGCTGAGTGTCACGCTCAGCGTCACGTGACGTTTTCAATGTTCTAAGGTGTCTTTCGTAGTCAAACGGAGGACACATTATGACAACTATCAACTTAGATAAGCGTGTATTAACCGAAGAAGAAACTTCGGAATATATTGGCATGAGCCGTTCCTATCTGCGCCAAGCAAGAATGGAAGGTATTAGGAAAAATCGTAAGATTGCCCCACCATTTATAAAGATAGGAAGAGCAGTCCGATATCTGCGTGAAGACCTTGACCAATGGTTAAGTGAGCAGGTTAAGTTGCAGCACCTCCCATGCAATGGAGGTGACTATGCTTAGTCCTAAACAGCAAGCCATCTTAATTTGGCTTCAAAAGGGAAACTATTTTGAAGTTTGTAGTGAACATTGCAGTCATTGGGGAAAACTTTATTGTTCTTCTCCACCGCCTCATAGAATCTTTGAAAAGACACGATGCAAACTCATCAAAGAAGGTTTTGCTGAATACACCACTCAAAGAAAACACGGCATAAGGTGGGATAGGTTTTCTCTGACAGAAAGGGGGAGAACATGGAACAAGTAGCGAACCTTTTAGCTCAAGTTGATTGGGATGATAAGGGGTTTGTTCGAGACATGATTAATCCATTCCCCCAAGAATTAAGACGCTTGTTACTCAAAGAGTATCTTTCTATAGCTAACAAGTTCGAGCGTAATTGTCATTTGCGAGAAACGATTCGAGCCATAGAAAGTAAACTAACCCTGCCTTTGAAAGAACTGTCACTGGATTGGTCAGAAGAAGATCTACGAAAAGAAGCGAAAAGGTGTGTTGATACATGCCTTTCTCTTCGGCGTATTTACCCTGACGATAGTGACTTATTACTTCAGGGAATCAAGGTCCTTCTTCGAAAAAAGGGAGTTCCTGCTAAAAAGTTGGAAACCTTTTCCCGCACAGGCCAGATCGGAAGGCTATCTAATGAGCAATGGTGG encodes:
- a CDS encoding carbohydrate porin, with amino-acid sequence MISNETYSSEHKTVDVTGDYYVFGLTSNETLSGKDSSAAAGIARVTIDWWAYQDETDLDTGSLRLRVDHKHDYTDDAPSKFVMGNIGGFGLIQPAFSDIGLRLTNLYWKQEFNAQDTEVMVGFLDSTDYIDTYALGNPYSGFSNIQFSTGSGSIAIPDESTLGVSVRHMMSENYYAYLSFSDAKADSTEPFEGFDNFFRDNQYFKSLEIGWVSNKGSFYMQNSHLTVWHSEGPKAQSSENYGANWSTIYKMGSWVPFFRVGIAQGPEALYKSSVVAGTGYLGLGPGTLGFAVGWAEPNASFDDTYNSELYYRMKFGLVSVTPNVQYLNTLPFNSQADSAWVFGLRGKVSY
- a CDS encoding helix-turn-helix transcriptional regulator — encoded protein: MTTINLDKRVLTEEETSEYIGMSRSYLRQARMEGIRKNRKIAPPFIKIGRAVRYLREDLDQWLSEQVKLQHLPCNGGDYA